The Heliorestis convoluta genome includes the window GGAAGTAAAAGTAAAATCACCAAAGAAAAAGATAAAATTATCTTAATCTCTGATGATGAATTTAAGCTCAAAAACGTAGTTGACATTGTAGAAAGTAAAATGGTCAAGAGAGGCATATCTTTACGGGCCTTACAATACGGTAAAGTCGAAGATAGTGCCGGTAATACAGTAAAGCAACAAGTGGATCTTCAACAAGGTATTTCTAAAGAAAAAGCAAAAGAAATTATCAAGTTAATAAAAGATAGTAAAATCAAAGTTCAGGTTCAAGTACAAGACGACCAATTGCGTGTAAGCGGCAAAAAACGGGATGACTTACAAAATGTAATTTCCTTACTCAAAAGTGCCGATTTGGCTATAGAGCTACAATTTATTAACTTTCGATCGTAGAGATACTGGTAAAGTATAGATCAGGTAAAATACTCAATCGTAGCATCTGGAAAGATAGAGAGAATTTTAGCTTTTAGTTTTTCTTCTATTTCTTCTGCAACATCATCGGTATAGACATACTTTCCTCTACCGTATTTGCCGTATTTGTATTTACGCTTTTTTTCTTCGAGATCTAAGAGACTCTGGGGAAATCTCTCTAGTATCACTTTTTTTTGCTTTACTTGTGAAGCGATGCTGTATTAGTTCAAAAGAAAGCGGTACAGAAAAGGTCTTGACTTTATCAAGGCCTTTTTCTAATTCTTCAATGACTCGCCCATAGTCCTCGTACCAACCTGGGTATACCATAATAGGTGCAATAATAAAACCAAGAGGATAACCAGCTTTGGCTACTTTTACGGCTGCTTCTATTCTTTCCTGAACCGATGGTGTTCGATGCTCAAATTGCTGAACGACTTTATCGCTATTTAACGAAAAACGAAACCGACAGTGGCCATTATGCTCTAGGGGCAATAAAGAATCAACATAAGTAAACTTGGTGACAAAGCGCAAACGCCCCTGGGGCAATTGCCCAAAAAATGTGATGGTCCTAGCTAAGGAACCTGTTAAATGCTCGATGCTAAGAGGATCTCCTGAACTCGCTATTTCAAAAGTTGTGATTGAGGGACTTTGCTTATGGGTATAAGCGGCCGCTTCTTTCAGAAGTTCTTCAATGTTGACATAGACTCGTAAATAAGGGCGTTGCCCTAGTGTTGTTTGCAAATAACAGTATTCACAATGACCAGGACAACTCGTCATCAGAGGGAATTGATAATCGGCAGAGGGTCGGCAACTTTGGAAGCGCAGATCTTTTTTCAGACCAACAACAAGAGTTTTTTTTGCTTGGCTATACTTTTGCTGTGCCGTTTCTCCGGGTAAGCCTGTTACGCGGTTGTGTGCCGGAATCATTCGGTAGGGAATATTATTTTTCTGAGCGAAATCTTGTATATTTTGGCCTATGGGATACTCTAATGCTTCTTGTTCAAAAAGAATTCGACTGGGCATATACAGTTTCAATCTCAATGGGCTCCTTTCTAGAAGAAGCGTGGTTCGTGTATATTTTTTCTGAAATAAATTACATAGATAGAGATTAAAAGTAGGAAAGAGCTCTTAATAGTAGAGCTCTTTGGAAAAAATGGATTTATCTAATCTTGACCCTGAATATCATTGATGCCGTAGCGCCAAAAGTGGTTTTTCAGATGACCAATTGTTTTTGCGTTAACACCGAGCTCTTCAGCCATTTCGGTATCACTACGATCTTTGGCAATACCATCAATAAATTTGTCGAAATCAATACCCACTTCATGGGTCATATCGACTAAACTAGGACGTATGCCCCAAGGAGCACCACGAGTTGAGTATTGTGTTGTTTCAGGGGCACCTAGATCACGGGGTTTTACACCCTCTTTTGTAACGAATCCCTCTAGCTCAGAACGACCATCAAGAGCAACTCTTGTGGCAGATCCCAAATCTTCTGAAACAAACTTATCTGGCAACGGTCTTTGACTCATCCTTCCCCCTCCTTTGCTGGAAATCTGCTTCCAGGAGCGAATTTAGCGTAACTGCATAGAAGAGACCTATCCATAATCTTTCACTGCTTTTACGAGCTTATCCATCAGATTAGGGGATTTTTTTTACATCAATAATGTTTTTAAGAAAGGGCAAGATAATGTCACAAGAAATCTCAGAAGGGGTTGGTGACAGCAGCTTGCGCTTTGATACAATTATTATAGGAGCAGGACCGGCAGGGCTTTCTACATCCATTCAACTGGCTCGCTACAACTACTCTGTTTTAGTTTTTGATGGTGGTGACGGAAGAGCAGCCTGGGTCCCTAAATTCCATAATTACCTTGGTTTTCCTCAAGGTGTCTCTGGAAAAGACATCTTACGGTTGGGTCGTGAACAAGCTCAAAAGTACGGTGCTGAAATTGTTAAAAGTCAGGTCGTCAAAGTAGAAAAAAAGAGCAATGATGAATTTGTTGTTACCACTCGTAGTGCCGAATACCAAAGTAAGAGATTGGTATTCGCGACAGGTATGCAAGATATTCAGCCAGAAATAGCAAACCGATATGATTTTGCAGGACGATCCCTCTTCTATTGTTTAGATTGCAACAGTTACGAATTTACAGGACAGAAATCTGTTGTCTTAGGCCACAATGAAAAAACCATTGCGAATGCACTGGCTTTATTAGACTTTACGCATCAGATCTATATCGCTACAAACGGCCTAGAATTAGAAGGTATAGATAAATACAAAAGCCTTCTAGAAGAATACAATATAGATGTTATTACGGAGCCAATCGAACGATTTGTAGGACAAAAAGGTGTAAAAGGAAAACTAGAAGCAATAGAATTCAAAAACGGTGAAAACAGAGCTACAGAAATGGCCTTATCTACCTATGGTCATCATGTCAATAATGAACTAGCCCAAAGTCTAAATATTGCCATGAACGAGAGTGGTCATATCGAAGTTGGTAAATTCATGGAAACCAATATTGAGAATATTTACGCCGTTGGTGATATTGTCAATCGTACGCAGATGCTGGTATTGGCAGTTAGCGAAGGCATAAAAGCAGGCTTGGCCATTCATCGCTCCTTACAAACAGAAAGAAAAGCGACTCCGTGAAACAGCGTATTTAGTTACGCTGTTTCGCTTTTTTAGCCTCATTACTTCATATGTAAAAAAAAATAAAATATTCGGAAAAAAGACTTTTCATTCAAGGAATTATATCTTATAATGATAACTACATAAAAAGACGTAGATTTGTCTAACAATTCTCAAAATTCTTTGAACGAGACAGGGAAAGGGGAAGAGGAGATATGAAAATCGAGAAAATCAGTCAGGAACGATTGCAGCTCCTTGTCTCAGCCGGTGATCTTGCCAGTTATGGAATCGACATCAAAGATCTCTGGCAAAACACACCAGGGGCCCAGAAGTTTTTTTCATCTATCATTAAGCAACTTCTTGATAAGAATGACCTGAGAATTCAGAATCAGAGACAAGCAAGCTTTACTGTAGAAGCCATCGGCTTAATACCAGAAGGTGTTATTGTCATTCTTCATCCCTGTGAATACAGTGAATATCAAGCCAATCAAGACATAGAAGAAAGAGCCTCTAACGTAGACGATGATAGAGAACTCTGCTATACTTTTAATAACTTTGAAGATCTTTACGAGCTATGTACTCGTCTTATAAACATAGGTCAAAAGGAAGGTTCCATCTATCACATGGACGGTCATTTCTATTTCTTGTTCGAATCCGAAAAATCATCGTCACAGCTTCTGGCCTTGCTTAGCGAATATGGGGAGAAGAGCGGGAAGAAAGCTTGTTTCTTAAAAGAACATGGAAAGGTACTAGAAGCACTAGAAGGACCTCGCTTTATCAGCCAACTATTTGAAGCATGATGAAGAAGTAAAATAAATTACCAAAATTTTAATTTTACCCCTTGTCAAGGTAAGCTAGAGTCATATATAATATCATCAGGAAAAAGAACTGGTCACATTGCAGTGACCAATAACTAAGGCAAAGACGCCTTCACAATCTCCTTTTAGAGGGATGTGAAGGTGTTTTTTATTGAAAAATATTATTTAAGGGGGTTTTTTACAATGGGTCTCACCAAAGAAGATGTTCTTCGTTTATCGCGTGAAATGGATGTTAAGTTTATTCGGTTACAGTTTACGGATATCTTTGGCGTCCTAAAAAATCTAGCCATTCCTGTAGAGCAATTGGAAAAAGCTCTTGATGGCGAGCTAATGTTTGATGGTTCATCAATTGATGGTTTTGTACGTATCGAAGAATCAGACATGTATCTTCGTCCCGATCCCAACACATTTGTCGTTTTTCCCTGGCGTCCTCAGGATGGTGCTGTAGCTCGTCTTATTTGTGACGTCTATACACCTGATGGGAATCCTTTTATTGGCGATCCTCGCAATGTACTTAAAAACGTTTTAGCAGAAGCGTCTGAGATGGGATACACTATGAATGTAGGTCCAGAGCTAGAGTTTTTCCTTTTCTTAACAGATAGCGAAGGCAAAGCTACTACTAAAACACATGATAAAGCAGGCTACTTCGACTTAACGCCTGTAGACCTCGGGGAAAACGCACGTCGTGATATGGTTCTTACTTTAGAGCGTATGGGCTTTGAGATCGAAGCGTCGCACCATGAAGTCGCAGCAGGTCAACACGAGATTGACTTTAAGTATTCCGATGCTCTAGATGTAGCAGACAAAATTGTTACTTTCAAGTTTGTCGTACGTACCATTGCGCAGCGACATGGCCTCCACGCCACGTTTATGCCAAAGCCAATTTTCGGGATTAACGGATCTGGCATGCATACCAATATGTCCCTCTTCAAAGATGGGGAGAACGCCTTCTACGATCCTTCTACACCGGATCAATTAAGTGAAACAGCAAAATATTACATCGGTGGATTACTCAAGCATGTACGCTCTTTTGCTGCCGTAACCAATCCCACTGTTAACTCCTATAAGCGTCTTGTTCCTGGTTACGAAGCGCCTTGCTACGTAGCTTGGTCCTGCCGCAACCGCAGTCCTTTGATTCGCATCCCTGCGAAAAGAGGCAATTCTACAAGGGTAGAACTGCGCAGTCCCGACCCATCTTGCAACCCCTACCTATCCTTAGCTGTTTGCCTCAAAGCAGGCTTAGACGGCATCAAAAACAAAATTACTCCACCACCATCGGTAGATGAAAATATTTATCACATGAGCTTAGGCCGTCGTAATGAACTGGGCATTTCCAGCCTACCTGCGAACCTCTGCGAAGCTGTTGACGAGCTAGAAAAGAACGAAGTTATTAAAGCAGCTTTAGGACCTCATGTATCAGAAAGATTTGTAGAAGCAAAGCGTGATGAGTGGGATTCCTTCCGCATCACAGTACATCCATGGGAAGTTGAAGAATATCTAACCAAGTATTAATATCATAACTTGTAGTACAAAAGCGCATCCTTTCCAATATTAATTGGAAAGGATGCGCTTTTCCTTTTTTGATGTTTTCTTTATATTTTAGAGAAAAGGCTCATTATTAAATTATTTTTTCTTTTAAAAATTCACCAAAAGATGCTACTATATTTGTAGAAAAAGATTAAACTATGCTATTGTATATCACAATGTACATGTTATATAGTATCTAGCATAGAATAATCTAATTATTCTGGTTCCAATTCCTACATTTTCTTGCTTTGATTCGAGCAACGTTTTATAATGGCTAGGGAACCTTACATAAAGAGGTGACAGACCATGGAGAACAAAAAAGAGATGAATCCAAAAGTCATTCTGGGAATTGCCATGTTTTTCCTATTTTTTCTATCTGCAGGAATAACATATGGTCTCCTTGATAAAAACTACGGTATTACTGTCGATGAAAGCCAAGCAGAAGACCTAGACGAAAGAGCAAATGATGCAGCCATTTTGAAGAAAGACCGTATCAATGTATTGTTACTTGCTCTTGATGCAAGACCGGGTGAAGACGAAGAAGCTCGCACGGACTCTATTATCTTTGCCAGTATAGATAGAAATGAAAAGATTGTTTCCATTATGTCCATACCAAGAGATACGAGGGTACAGCTCAAAGGGCATGGCCAGGATAAAATTAACAATGCCCATGTCTATGGTGGTGTAGAGCTGGTTCAAAAAACGGTAGAAGATTTACTTGGCGTCACCATTGACTATCATGTAAAGACAAACTTTGAAGGTTTTCGTGATATAATCGACACATTGGGCGGCGTTGAAATCGATGTAGAGCGTAGAATGTATTACTACCAAGGTGATCCTTATGACCGCATTGATCTCCAAAAAGGCTTTCAAAGGCTAAATGGTGACAAAGCATTACAGTATGTAAGATTCCGTTCTGATGCCCTTGGTGATATCAGTCGGACGCAGAGGCAACAGAACTTCTTACAGGCTCTGGCTAAAGAAATGATGCAAATGAATACCCTTTGGAAAATACCGACTTTGATTCCTCAGATCTCCAAAGCAATAGAGACTAACATGGGTCTTAGTGATATGTTAGCCTTAGCGTTGACAGCCAAAGACTGGCAAACTGTTGAAATTGTTTCCCATACCTTACCGGGTAACTTTTTAGACTTAAACGGCATCAGCTATTGGCAAGTCGATCCTGCTGTGGCCAAAAGAGCAACAAGAGACTTATTAAATGGTGAAGTTAATACCTCCGTAGTAGAAGGTCGAACGATTGTCTTAAATGATCGCCCTGTTAAAATAACTACAACCGAAGACAATGCAATGGTTGTAGATGAAGAAGATAAAATAGAAGAGAAAGACAACAATCGTGATATAGATTTGAAGCCAACAGCACCAACTTCACCGAATAAACCAACAAGACCAACGGTGCCAATGCAACCAGATTCTTCACAGACGAAAGAACCAAAAGAACCGATAGAGCCGAAGA containing:
- a CDS encoding YajQ family cyclic di-GMP-binding protein — translated: MAKDASFDIVSQIDEQEVTNAINQAVREMEQRFDFKGSKSKITKEKDKIILISDDEFKLKNVVDIVESKMVKRGISLRALQYGKVEDSAGNTVKQQVDLQQGISKEKAKEIIKLIKDSKIKVQVQVQDDQLRVSGKKRDDLQNVISLLKSADLAIELQFINFRS
- a CDS encoding spore photoproduct lyase family protein, translated to MILERFPQSLLDLEEKKRKYKYGKYGRGKYVYTDDVAEEIEEKLKAKILSIFPDATIEYFT
- the splB gene encoding spore photoproduct lyase; this encodes MKLYMPSRILFEQEALEYPIGQNIQDFAQKNNIPYRMIPAHNRVTGLPGETAQQKYSQAKKTLVVGLKKDLRFQSCRPSADYQFPLMTSCPGHCEYCYLQTTLGQRPYLRVYVNIEELLKEAAAYTHKQSPSITTFEIASSGDPLSIEHLTGSLARTITFFGQLPQGRLRFVTKFTYVDSLLPLEHNGHCRFRFSLNSDKVVQQFEHRTPSVQERIEAAVKVAKAGYPLGFIIAPIMVYPGWYEDYGRVIEELEKGLDKVKTFSVPLSFELIQHRFTSKAKKSDTREISPESLRSRRKKA
- a CDS encoding NAD(P)/FAD-dependent oxidoreductase; its protein translation is MSQEISEGVGDSSLRFDTIIIGAGPAGLSTSIQLARYNYSVLVFDGGDGRAAWVPKFHNYLGFPQGVSGKDILRLGREQAQKYGAEIVKSQVVKVEKKSNDEFVVTTRSAEYQSKRLVFATGMQDIQPEIANRYDFAGRSLFYCLDCNSYEFTGQKSVVLGHNEKTIANALALLDFTHQIYIATNGLELEGIDKYKSLLEEYNIDVITEPIERFVGQKGVKGKLEAIEFKNGENRATEMALSTYGHHVNNELAQSLNIAMNESGHIEVGKFMETNIENIYAVGDIVNRTQMLVLAVSEGIKAGLAIHRSLQTERKATP
- a CDS encoding adaptor protein MecA, which produces MKIEKISQERLQLLVSAGDLASYGIDIKDLWQNTPGAQKFFSSIIKQLLDKNDLRIQNQRQASFTVEAIGLIPEGVIVILHPCEYSEYQANQDIEERASNVDDDRELCYTFNNFEDLYELCTRLINIGQKEGSIYHMDGHFYFLFESEKSSSQLLALLSEYGEKSGKKACFLKEHGKVLEALEGPRFISQLFEA
- the glnA gene encoding type I glutamate--ammonia ligase: MGLTKEDVLRLSREMDVKFIRLQFTDIFGVLKNLAIPVEQLEKALDGELMFDGSSIDGFVRIEESDMYLRPDPNTFVVFPWRPQDGAVARLICDVYTPDGNPFIGDPRNVLKNVLAEASEMGYTMNVGPELEFFLFLTDSEGKATTKTHDKAGYFDLTPVDLGENARRDMVLTLERMGFEIEASHHEVAAGQHEIDFKYSDALDVADKIVTFKFVVRTIAQRHGLHATFMPKPIFGINGSGMHTNMSLFKDGENAFYDPSTPDQLSETAKYYIGGLLKHVRSFAAVTNPTVNSYKRLVPGYEAPCYVAWSCRNRSPLIRIPAKRGNSTRVELRSPDPSCNPYLSLAVCLKAGLDGIKNKITPPPSVDENIYHMSLGRRNELGISSLPANLCEAVDELEKNEVIKAALGPHVSERFVEAKRDEWDSFRITVHPWEVEEYLTKY
- a CDS encoding LCP family protein, yielding MENKKEMNPKVILGIAMFFLFFLSAGITYGLLDKNYGITVDESQAEDLDERANDAAILKKDRINVLLLALDARPGEDEEARTDSIIFASIDRNEKIVSIMSIPRDTRVQLKGHGQDKINNAHVYGGVELVQKTVEDLLGVTIDYHVKTNFEGFRDIIDTLGGVEIDVERRMYYYQGDPYDRIDLQKGFQRLNGDKALQYVRFRSDALGDISRTQRQQNFLQALAKEMMQMNTLWKIPTLIPQISKAIETNMGLSDMLALALTAKDWQTVEIVSHTLPGNFLDLNGISYWQVDPAVAKRATRDLLNGEVNTSVVEGRTIVLNDRPVKITTTEDNAMVVDEEDKIEEKDNNRDIDLKPTAPTSPNKPTRPTVPMQPDSSQTKEPKEPIEPKKEEKSTQKEDPTISVPIIDRAPAVPSGVEPLYPATPTDHSIQYHSGIDENI